The Lacipirellula parvula genome window below encodes:
- a CDS encoding helix-turn-helix domain-containing protein: protein MTLTKYLTELDAIYEADPLGQWQGHRAAAIVGEVSSLMARAGHGELVRAPVPDVDVNAAKCYVAHCIAAISEKSEPDALIDLATAAELLGYKPAGLRKVVKAGQIRFVQNGNGPIKFRREWLDEYLQANNPTGVKRSPSQRRVPPPTSTVPGFDPSRFKR, encoded by the coding sequence ATGACCCTCACCAAGTACCTGACTGAACTCGACGCCATCTATGAAGCTGACCCGCTCGGCCAGTGGCAGGGCCACCGCGCGGCCGCCATCGTCGGCGAGGTCTCAAGTCTGATGGCCAGGGCAGGGCACGGCGAATTGGTCCGCGCCCCGGTGCCAGACGTGGACGTGAATGCCGCCAAGTGCTACGTCGCCCATTGCATCGCGGCGATTTCTGAAAAATCCGAACCTGATGCGCTGATCGACTTGGCAACGGCCGCGGAGTTGCTTGGTTACAAGCCGGCGGGCCTACGCAAAGTCGTGAAGGCCGGGCAGATTCGCTTCGTTCAGAATGGGAACGGGCCGATTAAGTTCCGACGCGAATGGCTCGACGAATACTTGCAGGCGAACAATCCGACCGGTGTGAAGCGGTCGCCGTCTCAACGTCGCGTGCCGCCGCCAACGTCGACCGTTCCGGGATTCGATCCGAGCCGGTTCAAGCGCTAG